The following proteins are encoded in a genomic region of [Eubacterium] hominis:
- a CDS encoding Cof-type HAD-IIB family hydrolase, with product MEKKFLFFDIDDTLTTGGMGSFIPDSARNTLKALKKNGHVVAIATGRPYAMSKDVAKDLEIDSFVCNGGNTVVYEGEKIYNEPLDQAHVKELLRECIAFGFPYCISQADDFFFLTKDMKALPKLDNDFLSQFIQEADFDPEHLTQVKRLMIYVNKEEQKKLTSFPDLVPQRYDDAYVMIEPDDKFKGIKKMMEILKEPIEDVVVFGDGENDIKMFQQAPISIAVGNAIDELKALASYVTDRSDEDGIQKACLHFGWISPEDISK from the coding sequence ATGGAAAAGAAATTTTTATTTTTTGATATTGATGACACATTAACAACAGGAGGTATGGGAAGCTTTATTCCTGATTCTGCCAGAAATACATTAAAAGCTTTAAAAAAGAACGGTCATGTAGTGGCAATTGCGACTGGAAGACCATATGCGATGAGTAAGGATGTCGCAAAAGATTTAGAAATAGATTCCTTCGTTTGTAATGGTGGAAACACCGTTGTTTATGAAGGTGAAAAGATATACAATGAGCCTTTGGATCAGGCTCATGTAAAAGAGTTATTAAGAGAATGCATTGCATTTGGATTTCCTTATTGTATATCTCAGGCAGATGATTTCTTCTTCCTAACAAAAGATATGAAGGCACTGCCTAAATTAGATAATGACTTTTTAAGTCAGTTTATACAAGAAGCAGATTTTGATCCTGAACACTTAACACAGGTGAAACGTTTAATGATCTATGTAAATAAGGAAGAACAGAAAAAGTTAACTTCTTTCCCTGATTTGGTACCACAGCGATATGATGATGCCTATGTTATGATAGAACCAGATGATAAATTCAAGGGTATCAAAAAAATGATGGAAATTTTAAAAGAACCAATTGAGGATGTTGTGGTATTTGGGGATGGAGAAAATGATATCAAAATGTTTCAACAGGCACCAATATCGATAGCAGTAGGCAATGCGATTGATGAATTAAAAGCACTAGCATCTTATGTAACAGATCGAAGTGATGAGGATGGTATCCAAAAAGCATGTTTACACTTTGGCTGGATATCACCTGAAGATATATCAAAGTAG